The Arachis hypogaea cultivar Tifrunner chromosome 16, arahy.Tifrunner.gnm2.J5K5, whole genome shotgun sequence genome contains a region encoding:
- the LOC140180417 gene encoding uncharacterized protein — MSPTFIPISRPFPSRASRALIIAASLCAKNLHSSFICFSGIANRLLLGSKSVFVNFLCITKVTSTPFSEAIITLKISGSSGISLFVVDVDANVDPVEGDVNANVDVEGNVNVDSVEGDVNANVDPDDADVDANVDSVEGDDAAFFLFSFLLPLFSFMRSFPREWCSFNALENLLSTARSSSQ, encoded by the coding sequence ATGAGCCCTACTTTCATCCCAATCAGCCGCCCCTTCCCATCCCGAGCCTCAAGAGCCCTCATAATCGCTGCGTCTTTGTGTGCCAAGAACTTGCACTCCTCGTTTATCTGCTTCTCCGGCATCGCTAACCGGCTGTTATTAGGCTCCAAGTCTGTCTTTGTTAACTTCCTTTGCATCACAAAAGTTACATCAACTCCTTTCAGTGAAGCGATAATCACCTTGAAAATTTCCGGAAGCTCTGGAATATCACTCTTTGTTGTTGATGTAGATGCCAATGTGGATCCTGTTGAAGGCGATGTAAATGCCAATGTGGATGTTGAAGGCAATGTCAATGTGGATTCTGTTGAAGGCGATGTCAATGCCAATGTGGATCCTGATGATGCCGATGTAGATGCCAATGTGGATTCTGTTGAAGGCGATGATGCAGCATTCTTCTTATTCAGCTTTCTCTTGCCTTTATTCTCCTTCATGCGTTCCTTTCCAAGAGAGTGGTGCAGCTTCAACGCTTTGGAGAACCTCTTGAGTACCGCACGGTCCTCTTCGCAGTAG
- the LOC112697751 gene encoding subtilisin-like protease SBT1.7 — protein MKMQKFKFLHTLLLLIFYAKHTIAENNIEQSKKTYIVHVEKSTMPASFNDHHNWFESSLQSVSESAEMLYTYKHVVHGFSTRLTNQEAEALSKQPGILSLIPERKYELHTTRTPYFLGLDLTLASLDRFSTHLPASVAESEVIIGVLDSGIWPEHESLDDTGFGPIPSRWKGECESGKNFNSSHCNRKLIGARFFHKGHEQVSGPINEEKESKSPRDEEGHGTHTLTTAAGSIVSGASLFGLAPGTARGMSTQARVASYKVCWKRGCYSSDIAAAIDKAIEDGVDILSMSLGSKLDEYYQDLIAIGAFRATSHGILVSISAGNSGPFPGNISNVAPWMTTVGAGTIDRDFPAYVSLGNGMTYTGSSLYMEVSSKLLDTPLPLVYAGNVSNSTLENRCETNTLIPSRVSGKIVLCKRGGSGRFKKGLEVKRAGGIGMLVGNGEEHGEELVADAHLVPAALLGKKASDAIRDYILSCSNATATLSFGGTQLQVQPSPVVAAFSSRGPNPLSPKILKPDLIGPGVNILAGWTGASGPTGLEEDSRRTTFNIMSGTSMSCPHISGLAAILKAAHPEWSPAAIRSALMTTSYTTYTNGYPIMDIATQQPATPFDFGAGHVDPLLALDPGLIYDADIHDYLNFLCASNYNSSQIKVLARTDFTCVPSMTYRVEDLNYPSFAVPFETPNNSVQYSRTLTNVGALGTYKASVSFQSDTLVEIVVEPETLTFTELFEKKNYTVTFTSSNSVALGTNSFAYLKWSDGQHKVVSPIAFSWI, from the exons ATGAAGATGCAAAAATTCAAGTTTCTTCATACTCTTCTACTATTGATTTTCTATGCCAAACACACCATAGCAGAAAACAACATAGAACAATCCAAAAAAACATACATAGTCCACGTGGAGAAGTCCACCATGCCAGCAAGTTTCAATGATCACCACAATTGGTTTGAATCATCATTGCAATCAGTATCAGAATCAGCAGAGATGCTATACACCTACAAGCATGTAGTCCATGGCTTCTCAACAAGGCTAACTAACCAAGAAGCCGAGGCGCTCTCGAAGCAACCAGGAATCCTTTCGCTCATACCGGAGCGCAAATACGAGCTTCACACAACAAGAACTCCATACTTCCTTGGATTGGATCTAACTCTTGCTAGTTTGGATAGATTTAGCACCCATTTACCTGCCTCTGTGGCAGAGAGTGAGGTAATTATTGGAGTATTAGACAGTGGTATATGGCCTGAGCATGAGAGCTTAGATGACACTGGATTTGGCCCAATACCAAGTAGATGGAAAGGTGAATGTGAATCTGGAAAGAACTTCAATTCATCACACTGTAACAGGAAACTTATTGGTGCAAGGTTTTTCCACAAAGG GCATGAACAAGTTAGTGGGCCTATTAATGAAGAGAAGGAATCTAAGTCACCAAGGGATGAAGAAGGCCATGGAACTCACACCTTAACTACAGCAGCAGGTTCCATAGTTTCCGGAGCTAGCCTCTTCGGCTTAGCTCCGGGGACAGCCAGAGGAATGTCAACACAAGCCCGTGTAGCATCTTACAAGGTATGCTGGAAAAGAGGTTGTTACTCCTCCGACATAGCCGCCGCCATCGACAAGGCCATCGAAGACGGCGTCGATATCCTCTCCATGTCCCTTGGCTCCAAACTAGACGAATACTACCAAGATCTTATCGCAATTGGTGCTTTCAGAGCCACCTCCCATGGAATTCTTGTTTCCATTTCAGCCGGAAATAGCGGCCCGTTTCCGGGAAACATATCCAACGTGGCACCATGGATGACAACTGTCGGTGCTGGTACCATAGACCGTGATTTTCCGGCGTACGTCAGCCTTGGAAATGGGATGACATACACCGGATCATCACTCTACATGGAAGTGTCGAGTAAGTTACTGGACACTCCCCTGCCACTAGTTTATGCCGGGAATGTGAGCAATTCAACGCTGGAAAACCGCTGCGAAACAAACACACTGATTCCTTCTAGAGTGTCCGGGAAGATTGTGCTATGCAAGAGAGGAGGAAGTGGAAGATTCAAGAAGGGATTAGAAGTGAAGAGAGCTGGTGGAATTGGAATGCTTGTAGGGAACGGTGAAGAACATGGAGAGGAGTTAGTTGCTGATGCACACCTTGTTCCTGCAGCATTGTTAGGGAAGAAAGCGAGTGATGCCATAAGAGATTATATTTTGTCTTGTTCGAATGCCACGGCTACGCTTTCCTTTGGAGGCACTCAGCTACAGGTTCAGCCTTCTCCGGTGGTGGCGGCTTTCAGCTCCAGAGGACCCAATCCTCTCTCGCCCAAGATACTTAAACCGGATTTAATCGGACCGGGAGTTAACATCCTTGCTGGATGGACCGGAGCTTCTGGACCCACTGGTTTGGAAGAAGACAGTAGGCGCACCACCTTCAACATTATGTCCG GTACATCAATGTCATGCCCTCATATAAGCGGTTTAGCGGCCATCCTTAAGGCAGCACACCCAGAATGGAGCCCTGCCGCAATAAGGTCTGCCCTTATGACAACATCATACACAACATACACAAATGGATACCCTATTATGGACATTGCCACACAACAACCAGCTACACCCTTTGACTTTGGTGCCGGACACGTGGATCCACTCCTAGCCCTTGATCCTGGCCTTATCTATGACGCAGATATACATGACTACCTCAACTTCCTCTGTGCCTCAAACTATAACTCTTCTCAAATTAAGGTTCTTGCTAGAACAGACTTTACTTGTGTCCCAAGCATGACCTACAGGGTTGAAGATCTCAACTACCCTTCTTTTGCTGTTCCTTTTGAAACACCCAATAATAGTGTCCAATACTCAAGGACATTGACCAATGTGGGTGCCCTAGGAACATATAAAGCTTCAGTGTCATTCCAGTCAGACACATTAGTGGAAATTGTGGTTGAACCTGAAACACTTACCTTCACTGAATTGTTTGAGAAGAAGAACTACACTGTGACATTCACATCTTCTAATTCAGTAGCTCTAGGCACAAATAGCTTTGCTTATCTAAAATGGTCAGATGGACAGCACAAGGTTGTTAGTCCGATTGCATTTAGTTGGATATGA
- the LOC112697754 gene encoding vacuolar protein sorting-associated protein 52 A isoform X1 has product MADVTPSSVVSPGSTFDLGAFVGDLNVEDDLGSDDVSLEGLQQELEECKNDEVVANILSKGTKLRDYTKGVENDLRKVELDSIQDYIKESDNLVSLHDQIRDCDSILSHMETLLSGFQAEIGSISSDIKILQEKSMDMGLRLKNRKVAESKLAKFVEDIIVPPRMVDILVDGEVNEEYLRTLETLSKKLKFVEVDPMVKASKALKDVQPELEKLRQKAVSKVFDFIVQKLYALRKPKTNIQILQQNVLLKYKYVITFLKEHGKEIYNEVRAAYIDTMNKVLSAHFRAYIQALEKLQLDIATAEDLIGVETRSSGLFTRAREPLKNRSAVFALGDRINIIKGIEEPALIPHIAEASSLKYPYEVLFRSLQKLLMDTATSEYNFCEDFFGEENVFYEIFSGPFGVIDEHVNTILPNCYDAIGLMLMILIIRQHQLIMSRRRIPCLDSYLDKVNISLWPRFKMVFDMHLSSLRNANVRTLWEDDVHPHYVMRRYAEFTASLIHLNTEYGDGQLELNLERLRMAVDDLIIKLAKNFPKPKLQTVFLINNYDMTIAVLKEAGPEGGKIQMHFEELLKSNTTLFVEELLQEHFNDLIKFVKSRASEDSTSSNDKPITVAEVEPLVKDFASRWKAAIELMHKDVITSFSNFLCGMEILRAALTQLLLYYTRLSDCIKRIVGGSALNKDLVSISSIMYEIRKYSRTF; this is encoded by the exons ATGGCTGATGTAACTCCAAGCTCAGTGGTG AGCCCTGGTAGCACATTCGATTTGGGAGCGTTTGTTGGAGACTTAAATGTTGAAGACGATTTAGGAAG TGATGATGTGTCGCTGGAAGGGCTTCAACAGGAGCTTGAAGAATGTAAGAATGATGAA GTTGTTGCAAACATACTATCCAAAGGCACAAAACTTAGGGATTATACAAAGGGAGTTGAAAATGATTTGCGCAAAGTCGAATTGGATTCAATTCAG GATTATATTAAAGAAAGTGATAATTTAGTCTCTCTTCATGATCAAATTCGTGATTGCGATAGTATTTTGTCACATATGGAAACTCTTCTAAGTGGATTTCAG GCTGAGATTGGTTCCATTAGTTCAGACATTAAGATTCTACAGGAGAAGTCTATGGATATGGGTTTGCGCTTGAAGAATCGCAAG GTGGCTGAATCCAAATTGGCTAAGTTCGTTGAGGACATTATTGTCCCTCCAAGGATGGTGGACATTCTTGTTGATGGAGAG GTCAATGAGGAATATCTGAGAACACTTGAGACTCTGAGTAAGAAACTAAAGTTTGTAGAAGTGGATCCCATGGTTAAAGCTTCAAAAGCTCTAAAAGATGTTCAACCTGAGCTTGAAAAACTCCGGCAGAAAGCAGTTTCTAAG GTGTTTGACTTCATTGTACAGAAACTCTATGCGTTGAGGAAACCCAAAACAAATATCCAAATACTTCAACAAAATGTCCTTTTAAAGTACAA ATATGTCATTACTTTCCTCAAGGAACATGGCAAGGAAATATATAATGAAGTTCGAGCAGCTTACATTGATACGATGAACAAG GTTCTCAGTGCTCATTTCCGTGCTTATATACAAGCTCTGGAGAAACTACAGCTGGATATAGCAACAGCGGAGGATTTAATTGGTGTAGAGACCAGAAGCAGTGGTCTTTTCACAAGAGCAAGAGAACCACTAAAGAATCGTTCTGCTGTTTTTGCTCTTGGGGACAGGATCAATATAATAAAG GGAATTGAGGAGCCTGCTTTGATTCCTCATATTGCTGAAGCTAGTTCTCTTAAATATCCATATGAGGTTCTTTTCAGGAGCTTGCAAAAGCTGCTTATGGATACTGCTACTTCAGA GTATAATTTCTGTGAAGATTTCTTTGGAGAAGAAAAtgtattttatgaaatcttttcag GTCCTTTCGGTGTCATTGATGAGCACGTCAATACAATTCTTCCAAACTGCTATGATGCTATAGGATTAATGCTTATGATTCTTATAATTCGGCAGCATCAG CTCATCATGTCTCGGAGGCGAATTCCATGTTTGGATTCTTATTTAGACAAG GTTAATATTTCTCTATGGCCTCGATTTAAGATGGTATTTGACATGCACCTCAGCAGCCTGCGTAATGCTAATGTGAGGACTTTGTGGGAAGATGATGTTCATCCTCACTATGTCATGAGGCGTTATGCTGAGTTCACCGCCTCACTTATCCACTTAAACACTGAGTATGGAGATGGTCAG CTCGAGTTGAATTTGGAACGGCTTAGAATGGCTGTTGATGACTTAATAATCAAGCTTGCCAAGAACTTTCCAAAGCCAAAACTGCAGACAGTGTTTCTTATAAACAATTATGATATGACAATTGCTGTTCTGAAG GAAGCAGGTCCTGAAGGTGGAAAAATTCAAATGCACTTTGAGGAGCTACTAAAGAGCAATACAACATTATTTGTG GAAGAACTGCTACAAGAGCATTTTAATGATTTAATCAAGTTTGTAAAATCCAGAGCCT CGGAGGACTCAACGTCCAGTAATGATAAGCCGATAACCGTGGCCGAAGTCGAGCCATTGGTGAAGGATTTTGCGAGCAGGTGGAAGGCTGCGATAGAGCTTATGCACAAAGACGTGATAACTTCTTTCAGCAACTTCTTGTGTGGGATGGAGATCTTAAGGGCCGCATTGACTCAATTGTTGCTTTATTACACCAGACTCTCTGATTGCATCAAGAGGATAGTTGGTGGTTCTGCATTGAACAAGGATCTTGTTTCCATTTCTTCAATCATGTATGAAATCAGGAAATACTCAAGGACTTTCTAA
- the LOC112697754 gene encoding vacuolar protein sorting-associated protein 52 A isoform X2, giving the protein METLLSGFQAEIGSISSDIKILQEKSMDMGLRLKNRKVAESKLAKFVEDIIVPPRMVDILVDGEVNEEYLRTLETLSKKLKFVEVDPMVKASKALKDVQPELEKLRQKAVSKVFDFIVQKLYALRKPKTNIQILQQNVLLKYKYVITFLKEHGKEIYNEVRAAYIDTMNKVLSAHFRAYIQALEKLQLDIATAEDLIGVETRSSGLFTRAREPLKNRSAVFALGDRINIIKGIEEPALIPHIAEASSLKYPYEVLFRSLQKLLMDTATSEYNFCEDFFGEENVFYEIFSGPFGVIDEHVNTILPNCYDAIGLMLMILIIRQHQLIMSRRRIPCLDSYLDKVNISLWPRFKMVFDMHLSSLRNANVRTLWEDDVHPHYVMRRYAEFTASLIHLNTEYGDGQLELNLERLRMAVDDLIIKLAKNFPKPKLQTVFLINNYDMTIAVLKEAGPEGGKIQMHFEELLKSNTTLFVEELLQEHFNDLIKFVKSRASEDSTSSNDKPITVAEVEPLVKDFASRWKAAIELMHKDVITSFSNFLCGMEILRAALTQLLLYYTRLSDCIKRIVGGSALNKDLVSISSIMYEIRKYSRTF; this is encoded by the exons ATGGAAACTCTTCTAAGTGGATTTCAG GCTGAGATTGGTTCCATTAGTTCAGACATTAAGATTCTACAGGAGAAGTCTATGGATATGGGTTTGCGCTTGAAGAATCGCAAG GTGGCTGAATCCAAATTGGCTAAGTTCGTTGAGGACATTATTGTCCCTCCAAGGATGGTGGACATTCTTGTTGATGGAGAG GTCAATGAGGAATATCTGAGAACACTTGAGACTCTGAGTAAGAAACTAAAGTTTGTAGAAGTGGATCCCATGGTTAAAGCTTCAAAAGCTCTAAAAGATGTTCAACCTGAGCTTGAAAAACTCCGGCAGAAAGCAGTTTCTAAG GTGTTTGACTTCATTGTACAGAAACTCTATGCGTTGAGGAAACCCAAAACAAATATCCAAATACTTCAACAAAATGTCCTTTTAAAGTACAA ATATGTCATTACTTTCCTCAAGGAACATGGCAAGGAAATATATAATGAAGTTCGAGCAGCTTACATTGATACGATGAACAAG GTTCTCAGTGCTCATTTCCGTGCTTATATACAAGCTCTGGAGAAACTACAGCTGGATATAGCAACAGCGGAGGATTTAATTGGTGTAGAGACCAGAAGCAGTGGTCTTTTCACAAGAGCAAGAGAACCACTAAAGAATCGTTCTGCTGTTTTTGCTCTTGGGGACAGGATCAATATAATAAAG GGAATTGAGGAGCCTGCTTTGATTCCTCATATTGCTGAAGCTAGTTCTCTTAAATATCCATATGAGGTTCTTTTCAGGAGCTTGCAAAAGCTGCTTATGGATACTGCTACTTCAGA GTATAATTTCTGTGAAGATTTCTTTGGAGAAGAAAAtgtattttatgaaatcttttcag GTCCTTTCGGTGTCATTGATGAGCACGTCAATACAATTCTTCCAAACTGCTATGATGCTATAGGATTAATGCTTATGATTCTTATAATTCGGCAGCATCAG CTCATCATGTCTCGGAGGCGAATTCCATGTTTGGATTCTTATTTAGACAAG GTTAATATTTCTCTATGGCCTCGATTTAAGATGGTATTTGACATGCACCTCAGCAGCCTGCGTAATGCTAATGTGAGGACTTTGTGGGAAGATGATGTTCATCCTCACTATGTCATGAGGCGTTATGCTGAGTTCACCGCCTCACTTATCCACTTAAACACTGAGTATGGAGATGGTCAG CTCGAGTTGAATTTGGAACGGCTTAGAATGGCTGTTGATGACTTAATAATCAAGCTTGCCAAGAACTTTCCAAAGCCAAAACTGCAGACAGTGTTTCTTATAAACAATTATGATATGACAATTGCTGTTCTGAAG GAAGCAGGTCCTGAAGGTGGAAAAATTCAAATGCACTTTGAGGAGCTACTAAAGAGCAATACAACATTATTTGTG GAAGAACTGCTACAAGAGCATTTTAATGATTTAATCAAGTTTGTAAAATCCAGAGCCT CGGAGGACTCAACGTCCAGTAATGATAAGCCGATAACCGTGGCCGAAGTCGAGCCATTGGTGAAGGATTTTGCGAGCAGGTGGAAGGCTGCGATAGAGCTTATGCACAAAGACGTGATAACTTCTTTCAGCAACTTCTTGTGTGGGATGGAGATCTTAAGGGCCGCATTGACTCAATTGTTGCTTTATTACACCAGACTCTCTGATTGCATCAAGAGGATAGTTGGTGGTTCTGCATTGAACAAGGATCTTGTTTCCATTTCTTCAATCATGTATGAAATCAGGAAATACTCAAGGACTTTCTAA
- the LOC112697752 gene encoding subtilisin-like protease SBT1.7 encodes MKILILKFLQIVLLLIFYGRHTIAEKKTQDAKKTYIVHMDKFNMPESFSDHLSWYDSSLKSVSDSAEMLYTYNHVVHGFSTRLTNQEAETLSKQPGILYVMPEVRYELHTTRTPQFLGLDKATTLLPASKQQSQVVIGVIDTGVWPELQSLDDTGLGPVPRGWKGECEIGTNFNSSSCNRKLVGARFLVKGYEAALGPIDEKTESRSPRDDDGHGTHTLTTAGGSAVQGASLFGLASGTARGMAPQARVAAYKVCWLGGCFASDITAGIDKAIDDGVNVLSMSIGGTSTDYYRDIIAIGAFTATSHGIFVSTSAGNGGPSPGTLSNVAPWITTVGAGTIDRDFPAYIKLGNGMTHTGASLYTGKPLSASPVPLVYAGNVTNSTVGYLCIPDSLIPSLVAGKIVICDRGGSPRVEKGLVVMRAGGVGMILTNNEEYGEELVADPHLLPAAALGQKSSDAVKNYTFSSPNPTATISFVGTHLQVQPSPVVAAFSSRGPNFLTPQILKPDLIAPGVNIIAGWTGKVGPTGLTVDTRHVNFNIISGTSMSCPHVSGLAAIIKGAHPKWSPAAIRSALMTTAYRTYKTGQTIEDIAIGQPATPFDFGAGHVDPVAALDPGLVYDAKVDDYLNFFCALNYTQFQIRLAARRDFTCDSRKHYRVEDFNYPSFAVPLETASGIGGGSNKATSVRYRRILTNVGSGGTYKASVSSLPPSVKIMIEPQTLSFTQLYEKKSYTVTFTTTSMPSGTNSFAYLEWSDGNHKVASPIAFSWT; translated from the exons ATGAAGATACTGATATTGAAGTTTCTTCAGATTGTTTTGCTGCTGATTTTCTATGGCAGACACACCATAGCTGAAAAGAAAACACAAGATGCCAAAAAAACATACATAGTTCACATGGACAAGTTCAACATGCCAGAAAGTTTCAGTGATCACCTCAGTTGGTATGATTCATCACTGAAATCAGTGTCAGATTCAGCAGAGATGCTATACACATACAATCATGTAGTTCATGGATTCTCCACAAGGCTAACCAACCAAGAAGCTGAAACACTCTCGAAACAACCGGGGATTCTTTATGTCATGCCTGAAGTTAGATATGAGCTTCACACAACAAGAACACCACAGTTTCTTGGATTGGACAAGGCCACAACACTTTTACCTGCTTCTAAGCAGCAGAGTCAGGTGGTTATTGGAGTAATAGACACTGGTGTTTGGCCGGAGCTGCAGAGCTTGGATGACACGGGACTCGGACCAGTGCCGAGAGGCTGGAAAGGTGAGTGTGAAATTGGAACCAACTTCAATTCATCAAGCTGTAACAGGAAACTTGTTGGTGCAAGGTTTTTGGTCAAAGG GTATGAAGCAGCTCTAGGACCTATTGATGAGAAGACAGAATCAAGGTCACCAAGGGATGATGATGGTCATGGAACTCATACCTTAACTACAGCAGGAGGATCAGCAGTCCAAGGAGCAAGCCTCTTCGGCTTGGCTTCAGGGACAGCAAGAGGGATGGCTCCACAAGCCCGTGTGGCGGCTTACAAGGTGTGTTGGCTTGGTGGATGCTTTGCTTCTGACATAACCGCCGGAATCGACAAGGCCATAGACGATGGTGTGAATGTCCTGTCCATGTCTATTGGGGGAACTTCAACGGACTACTATAGAGATATCATTGCTATTGGTGCTTTCACAGCCACGTCCCATGGAATTTTTGTTTCCACTTCAGCAGGAAATGGAGGGCCTAGTCCTGGAACCTTGTCCAATGTAGCACCATGGATAACCACCGTGGGAGCTGGTACCATAGACCGCGATTTCCCAGCCTATATCAAGCTTGGAAATGGGATGACACATACTGGAGCATCACTTTATACAGGCAAACCTTTATCTGCTTCTCCAGTACCACTTGTTTATGCTGGTAATGTAACCAATTCAACGGTGGGATACCTTTGCATCCCAGATAGCTTGATTCCCTCACTAGTTGCTGGCAAAATCGTGATATGTGATAGAGGAGGATCTCCGAGGGTGGAAAAGGGTCTAGTTGTAATGAGAGCTGGAGGCGTTGGTATGATATTGACAAACAACGAAGAATATGGGGAAGAGCTTGTTGCAGACCCCCATCTCCTCCCTGCAGCAGCACTAGGCCAAAAATCCAGCGATGCTGTAAAGAACTATACTTTCTCCTCTCCAAATCCCACAGCTACAATTTCTTTTGTAGGCACTCACTTGCAAGTTCAACCGTCTCCGGTGGTGGCAGCGTTCAGCTCTAGAGGGCCAAATTTTCTCACACCACAGATACTCAAACCAGACCTTATAGCTCCGGGAGTAAACATCATTGCTGGGTGGACTGGAAAAGTAGGACCAACCGGTTTGACGGTTGATACTAGGCATGTGAACTTTAACATAATTTCAGGTACATCCATGTCATGCCCTCATGTAAGTGGTTTAGCTGCTATCATCAAGGGAGCGCACCCGAAATGGAGCCCGGCCGCAATAAGGTCTGCACTCATGACCACAGCCTATAGAACATACAAAACTGGGCAAACAATTGAAGATATTGCCATTGGACAACCAGCAACCCCCTTTGATTTTGGTGCTGGACACGTGGATCCAGTGGCAGCTCTTGATCCTGGTCTTGTCTATGATGCAAAAGTAGATGACTACCTTAACTTCTTCTGTGCCTTGAATTACACTCAATTCCAAATTAGGCTCGCGGCAAGAAGAGACTTTACTTGTGATTCAAGGAAGCACTATAGGGTGGAAGACTTCAACTATCCTTCTTTTGCTGTTCCCTTGGAAACAGCTTCAGGAATAGGAGGTGGTTCCAATAAGGCCACCTCTGTCCGATATAGAAGAATTCTTACTAATGTAGGCAGTGGAGGAACATATAAAGCTTCAGTGTCATCCCTTCCTCCCTCAGTGAAAATTATGATTGAACCACAGACACTTAGCTTCACTCAACTGTATGAGAAGAAGAGTTACACTGTGACATTTACAACTACTTCGATGCCTTCCGGCACAAATAGCTTTGCTTATCTGGAATGGTCAGATGGAAACCATAAGGTTGCTAGTCCAATAGCATTCAGCTGGACATGA